One Heteronotia binoei isolate CCM8104 ecotype False Entrance Well chromosome 10, APGP_CSIRO_Hbin_v1, whole genome shotgun sequence genomic region harbors:
- the IQCA1L gene encoding IQ and AAA domain-containing protein 1-like, protein MASSTYGRLWQEARAALAELLEQEAPAGGAARAQERSAALFFHTLATLFVRYVQIARRLEACYDQAVQPQKRPILRRLLDGVLGRLLELKQQLVDLQLSEYHYLDHVLQELGLTPADLEVPIPRYFLSERAKALQERQEVLAEILARVAPSKSAAAPRPSMPREEAVRLVQMAERMRQGRLRARFMREIRRDEERERKARESGLEEPNRGQAAVCIQKVWKGCLQRRFTQLARQQEMVFIGMALEPHLTGASAAAIRAQLGEEIRRMRQADYESEYREALDSTRDAVYEVEGPSMREEMKAQLRQWFIECHDLTGRFPDFPEEAIGGSRVLFAQKTPEEVKAELDLAEIKVDKKKKEKEEKGKEVEKKKKGKEKKAVRDEEEGLKLLPSKFLPTIDHGFQEYTALWSSQDEVVNFEQHYEAELIRAEKQKEVEAEIRLQVDELMREELQQLRLAVDLEEGKAGKPPRAKKSAKKKGKKGKKEKDLTPDRSIDSLYEELVLQGIITKPPKVPLSGYSGDFCYLGTTLRQAETEPIPSMLDVRQNITLYAILRLGSPTVHELAPLVKSVLLVGPPGTGKKMLVHAVCTETGANLFDLSPDNLARKYPGKSGLQMLLHLVFKVARALQPSVLWVGNAEKTFYKKVPKEEKELDPKRLKKDLPKALSLLTAADRVLLLGTSSRPYLADAKGLCKAYERILLIPRPDYASRYVIWQQLIEKHGGALASSLDLSALAKVSDGYSQGSLVQAVQAVLSERRLLQLPKRPLAAGEFVQMLARAEPIYPEEEEMLQSWYTKTPLGKKKMLLEEEKRKAAEAKAKDKKKKKK, encoded by the exons ATGGCCAGCAG CACGTACGGGCGGCTGTGGCAGGAGGCGCGGGCGGCGCTGGCGGAGCTGCTGGAGCAGGAGGCGCCGGCGGGCGGGGCGGCCCGGGCGCAGGAGCGGAGCGCGGCGCTCTTCTTCCACACGCTGGCCACCCTCTTCGTGCGCTACGTGCAGATCGCCCGCCGCCTCGAGGCCTGCTACGACCAGGCGGTCCAGCCCCAGAAGCGGCCCATCCTGCGCCGCCTCCTCGACGGCGTGCTCGGCCGCCTCCTGGAGCTCAAGCAGCAGCTGGTCGACCTCCAGCTCTCCGAGTACCACTACCTGGACCACGTCCTCCAGGAGCTCGGCCTCACCCCG GCCGACCTGGAGGTGCCCATCCCGCGCTACTTCCTGAGCGAGCGTGCCAAAGCGCTGCAGGAGCGCCAGGAGGTGTTGGCCGAGATCCTGGCCCGGGTGGCGCCTAGCAAGTCCGCCGCG GCGCCGCGGCCGTCGATGCCGCGGGAGGAGGCGGTGCGGCTGGTGCAGATGGCCGAGCGGATGCGGCAGGGGCGGCTGCGGGCCCGCTTCATGCGGGAGATCCGGCGGGACGAGGAGCGCGAGAGGAAGGCGCGCGAGAGCGGCCTGGAGGAGCCCAACCGGGGCCAGGCTGCTGTCTGCATCCAAAAG gtctggaAGGGGTGCCTGCAGCGCCGCTTCACCCAGCTCGCGCGGCAGCAGGAGATGGTCTTCATCGGCATG GCACTGGAGCCGCATCTGACCGGGGCCTCGGCCGCAGCCATCCGGGCGCAGCTCGGCGAAGAGATCCGGCGCATGCGCCAGGCCGACTACGAGTCCGAATACCGGGAGGCCCTGGACAGTACCCGTGACGCCGTCTACGAGGTGGAGGGACCCAGCATGCGGGAGGAGATGAAGGCGCAGCTCCGCCAGTGGTTCATCGAGTGCCA TGACCTGACCGGCCGCTTCCCAGACTTCCCGGAGGAGGCCATTGGTGGCTCCCGCGTCCTCTTTGCCCAAAAGACCCCGGAAGAG GTGAAGGCGGAGCTGGACCTGGCAGAGATCAAGgtggacaagaagaagaaggagaaggaggagaaggggaaggaggtggagaagaagaagaaggggaaggagaagaaagcgGTGAGA GACGAAGAGGAAGGACTCAAGctcttgccctccaagtttctgCCCACAATTGACCACGGCTTCCAGGAGTATACGG CTCTCTGGAGCAGCCAAGATGAGGTGGTCAACTTTGAGCAGCACTACGAAGCAGAGCTCATCCGGGCTGAGAAGCAGAAGGAGGTGGAGGCAGAGATCCGGCTGcag GTGGATGAGTTGATGCGCGAGGAGCTTCAGCAGCTGAGGCTGGCTGTTGACCTGGAAGAAGGCAAGGCTGGCAAGCCGCCCCGGGCCAAGAAGAGTGCCAAG aagaaagggaagaaaggcAAAAAGGAGAAGGATCTGACACCGGACAG GAGCATTGACTCTCTCTACGAAGAGCTGGTCCTGCAGGGCATCATCACAAAGCCCCCCAAAGTGCCCCTCTCAGGCTACTCCG gaGACTTCTGCTACTTGGGAACCACATTGCGGCAGGCAGAAACTGAGCCAATACCTTCGATGCTAGATGTGCGCCAGAACATCACACTGTATGCCATTTTGCGTCTCG GCTCTCCAACTGTGCATGAGTTGGCACCCCTGGTGAAGTCCGTCCTTCTCGTGGGTCCGCCGGGGACAGGGAAGAAGATGCTGGTTCATGCTGTGTGCACAGAGACGGGGGCCAATCTTTTTGACCTCTCCCCAGACAACCTGGCCAGGAAGTATCCCGGCAAGAGTGGCCTCCAGATGCTGCTCCATCTGGTGTTCAAG GTGGCCCGGGCCTTGCAGCCTTCTGTCCTCTGGGTGGGGAATGCTGAGAAGACTTTTTACAAGAAGGTCCctaaagaggagaaggag CTGGACCCCAAGCGCCTGAAGAAGGACCTGCCCAAGGCCCTGAGTCTGCTGACAGCCGCTGACCGGGTGCTGCTCCTGGGGACCTCCAGCAGGCCCTACCTGGCGGACGCCAAGGGGCTGTGCAAGGCCTACGAGAGGATCCTGCTCATCCCCCGGCCGGACTACGCCTCCCGCTACG TGATCTGGCAGCAGCTCATCGAGAAGCACGGGGGTGCCCTGGCCAGCTCCCTGGACCTCAGTGCCTTGGCCAAGGTATCTGACGGCTACAGCCAAGGCAGCCTGGTGCAAGCGGTGCAGGCCGTGCTGAGCGAGAGACGCCTCCTGCAGCTGCCCAAGCGGCCACTGGCTGCTGGCGAGTTTGTGCAGATGCTGGCGAGGGCAGAGCCCATCtacccggaggaggaggagatgctgCAG AGCTGGTACACCAAGACTCCCCTGGGCAAGAAGAAGATGctgctggaggaggagaagaggaaggcgGCAGAGGCCAAAGCaaaagacaagaagaagaagaagaaatag